Proteins encoded in a region of the Methylobacterium radiotolerans JCM 2831 genome:
- a CDS encoding AprI/Inh family metalloprotease inhibitor, whose amino-acid sequence MRQAQAALLTASALIATAAIVRPAAAQDVPDATDLAAPPPPAAETLAAPPAPTAPPSLPEKLGQVPGTWDLSRDGTNRRCVMTLVLDSGEAGQRLRFPAGCRRALPVLNGVAGWLFVDGALRLVDRNVRPVLEFARRPDQRSLVAQAEGGERYSLVPLDIVAMRPADAAAAPEIAPADPANPAPSPLRTAARVPAELQPAATASAGPAPGLYALDRFQQRDTCRINLDGSGGGVHIVPGCHDSGLEVFDPVRWRYTNGRMTLTAKRGHSIDLVPSGDGRWRRDPEVGTTFVLRRVD is encoded by the coding sequence GTGAGACAGGCTCAGGCCGCCCTGCTGACCGCGTCGGCACTGATCGCGACCGCCGCGATCGTCCGGCCGGCCGCCGCCCAGGACGTGCCCGACGCGACCGACCTGGCCGCGCCCCCGCCCCCGGCCGCGGAGACGCTCGCGGCGCCTCCGGCTCCGACCGCGCCGCCGAGCCTGCCCGAGAAGCTCGGACAGGTGCCGGGCACCTGGGACCTGTCCCGCGACGGCACCAACCGCCGCTGCGTCATGACCCTGGTGCTCGACAGCGGCGAGGCGGGGCAGCGGCTGCGCTTCCCGGCCGGTTGCCGGCGGGCCCTGCCGGTCCTGAACGGGGTCGCCGGCTGGCTCTTCGTCGACGGCGCCCTCCGCCTCGTCGACCGCAACGTCCGCCCCGTCCTCGAATTCGCCAGGCGGCCGGACCAGCGCAGCCTCGTCGCCCAGGCCGAGGGCGGCGAGCGCTACAGTCTCGTTCCCCTCGACATCGTCGCGATGCGGCCGGCCGACGCGGCGGCCGCGCCCGAGATCGCGCCGGCGGATCCGGCAAACCCGGCCCCCTCCCCGCTCCGAACGGCGGCCCGGGTCCCGGCCGAGCTGCAGCCGGCGGCGACCGCCTCGGCGGGGCCGGCGCCGGGCCTCTACGCCCTCGACCGCTTCCAGCAGCGCGACACCTGCCGGATCAACCTCGATGGGAGCGGCGGCGGCGTCCACATCGTTCCCGGCTGCCACGACAGTGGCCTGGAGGTGTTCGACCCGGTGCGCTGGCGCTACACGAACGGCCGGATGACGCTGACCGCCAAGCGCGGCCACAGCATCGACCTCGTGCCGAGCGGCGACGGTCGCTGGCGGCGCGATCCCGAGGTCGGCACCACCTTCGTCCTGCGCCGCGTCGATTGA
- a CDS encoding 2-hydroxyacid dehydrogenase, which produces MAEAPAEILLLRKMHPLVEKAFDGRYGVHRLAEAADPEALLAEIGPRIRALCVGGAVDGALMDRLPNLELIANFGVGYDAVDAAGARQRGIVVTNTPDVLTDEVADLALGLVLATLRRIPQADRYLRDGHWPKAPFPLTASLRGRRVGILGLGRIGRAIARRLESFGVEIDYHGRSRQADVPYTYHDTLLGLARAVHILIVVAPGGADTRNLVNAAVLEALGPEGILINVARGTLVDEAALTAALRAGTILGAGLDVFENEPHVPADLAALDNTVLLPHVGSASEHTRAAMAQLVVDNVVSWFEGRGPLTPVAETPWRPTA; this is translated from the coding sequence ATGGCTGAGGCCCCGGCAGAGATCCTGTTGCTCCGGAAGATGCACCCGCTCGTGGAGAAAGCCTTCGACGGACGGTACGGGGTCCACCGGCTGGCGGAGGCCGCGGACCCGGAGGCTCTGCTCGCCGAGATCGGCCCGCGGATCCGCGCGCTCTGCGTCGGCGGCGCGGTGGACGGGGCGCTGATGGACCGGCTGCCGAACCTCGAGCTGATCGCGAATTTCGGCGTGGGCTACGATGCCGTCGACGCCGCCGGAGCGCGGCAGCGCGGCATCGTCGTCACCAACACGCCGGACGTGCTCACCGACGAGGTCGCCGACCTCGCCCTCGGCCTCGTCCTCGCCACCCTGCGGCGGATCCCGCAGGCCGACCGCTACCTGCGCGACGGCCACTGGCCCAAGGCGCCCTTCCCGCTCACGGCGTCCCTGCGCGGGCGGCGGGTCGGCATCCTCGGGCTCGGCCGGATCGGGCGGGCGATCGCCCGCCGGCTGGAGAGCTTCGGCGTCGAGATCGACTATCACGGCCGCAGCCGGCAGGCGGACGTGCCCTACACGTATCACGACACGCTGCTCGGCCTCGCCCGCGCGGTCCACATCCTGATCGTGGTGGCGCCCGGCGGCGCCGACACGCGCAACCTCGTGAACGCGGCCGTGCTGGAGGCGCTCGGTCCCGAGGGCATCCTGATCAACGTCGCCCGCGGCACCCTCGTCGACGAGGCGGCGCTGACCGCGGCGCTGCGGGCCGGTACGATCCTCGGCGCCGGCCTCGACGTGTTCGAGAACGAGCCGCACGTGCCCGCGGATCTCGCCGCCCTCGACAACACGGTGCTGCTGCCGCATGTCGGGTCGGCCTCCGAGCACACCCGCGCGGCGATGGCCCAGCTCGTCGTCGACAACGTCGTCTCGTGGTTCGAGGGGCGGGGTCCGCTGACGCCCGTGGCCGAGACCCCCTGGAGACCCACCGCGTGA
- the leuC gene encoding 3-isopropylmalate dehydratase large subunit: MTSPRTLYDKIWDDHVVDVQPDGSSLLYIDRHLVHEVTSPQAFEGLRVAGRKVRHPEKTLAVVDHNVQTSDRSQGIDDPESRTQLEALAENVRDFGIEFYDALDRRQGIVHIIGPEQGFTLPGQTIVCGDSHTSTHGAFGALAHGIGTSEVEHVLATQTLVQRKARNMRVSVDGTLPPGVTAKDIILAIIGEIGTAGGTGHVIEYAGEAIRALSMEGRMTICNMSIEGGARAGMVAPDATTFAYVKDRPKAPKGAAFDAARRYWESLVTDAGAHFDREVRLDAANLPPIVSWGTSPEDVISVQGRIPDPSEIADENKRQSKEKALAYMGLTPGTRITDITLDRIFIGSCTNGRIEDLREVARVVGDRKVHEGVSAMIVPGSGLVKAQAEAEGLDKILKAAGFDWREPGCSMCLGMNPDKLRPGERCASTSNRNFEGRQGPRGRTHLVSPAMAAAAAVAGRFVDIREWPQG; the protein is encoded by the coding sequence ATGACCAGCCCGCGCACCCTCTACGACAAGATTTGGGACGACCACGTCGTCGATGTCCAGCCGGACGGCTCCAGCCTCCTCTACATCGACCGGCACCTCGTTCACGAAGTGACGAGCCCGCAGGCGTTCGAGGGTCTCCGCGTGGCGGGCCGCAAGGTGCGCCATCCGGAGAAGACGCTGGCCGTCGTGGACCACAACGTCCAGACCTCCGACCGGTCGCAGGGCATCGACGATCCCGAGAGCCGCACGCAGCTTGAGGCGCTCGCCGAGAACGTGCGCGACTTCGGCATCGAGTTCTACGACGCCCTCGACCGCCGCCAGGGCATCGTCCACATCATCGGCCCCGAGCAGGGCTTCACGCTGCCCGGCCAGACGATCGTGTGCGGCGATTCGCACACCTCGACGCACGGCGCCTTCGGGGCGCTGGCCCACGGCATCGGCACCTCGGAGGTCGAGCACGTGCTCGCCACCCAGACGCTGGTGCAGCGCAAGGCCAGGAACATGCGCGTCTCCGTCGACGGCACGCTGCCGCCCGGCGTGACCGCGAAGGACATCATCCTGGCGATCATCGGCGAGATCGGGACCGCCGGCGGCACCGGCCACGTCATCGAGTACGCCGGCGAGGCGATCCGCGCCCTCTCGATGGAGGGCCGGATGACGATCTGCAACATGTCGATCGAGGGAGGGGCCCGCGCCGGCATGGTCGCCCCCGACGCGACGACCTTCGCCTACGTGAAGGACCGCCCCAAGGCGCCGAAGGGCGCGGCCTTCGACGCGGCCCGCCGCTACTGGGAGAGCCTCGTCACCGACGCGGGCGCGCATTTCGACCGCGAGGTGCGCCTCGACGCGGCCAACCTGCCGCCGATCGTCAGCTGGGGCACGAGCCCCGAGGACGTGATCTCGGTGCAGGGCCGCATCCCGGACCCGTCCGAGATCGCCGACGAGAACAAGCGGCAGTCGAAGGAGAAGGCGCTGGCCTACATGGGCCTGACGCCGGGGACCCGGATCACCGACATCACCCTGGACCGGATCTTCATCGGCTCCTGCACCAACGGCCGCATCGAGGATCTGCGCGAGGTCGCGCGGGTCGTCGGCGACCGGAAGGTGCACGAGGGTGTTTCGGCGATGATCGTGCCGGGCTCCGGCCTCGTGAAGGCGCAGGCGGAGGCCGAAGGTCTCGACAAGATCCTGAAGGCGGCGGGTTTCGACTGGCGCGAGCCGGGCTGCTCGATGTGCCTCGGCATGAACCCGGACAAGCTGCGTCCGGGCGAGCGCTGCGCCTCGACGTCGAACCGCAACTTCGAGGGCCGGCAGGGTCCGCGCGGGCGCACACACCTCGTGTCTCCCGCCATGGCGGCGGCCGCGGCGGTGGCCGGACGCTTCGTCGACATCCGGGAGTGGCCGCAGGGCTGA
- a CDS encoding thiol-disulfide oxidoreductase DCC family protein, with amino-acid sequence MGTGAATADERSDGPLSVYYDGGCPLCRAEIDQYRRCAGAGQVAFVDVGRGATEPVLGPDLDRDRALRRFHVRTADGQLISGAAAFARLWRTLPGWRWLGRVVDLRVLGARPVLPLAEWAYRLSLPLRPRLARLIARLR; translated from the coding sequence GTGGGCACCGGCGCGGCCACGGCCGACGAACGCTCCGACGGGCCGCTCAGCGTCTACTACGACGGCGGCTGCCCGCTGTGCCGCGCCGAGATCGACCAGTATCGCCGATGCGCCGGCGCGGGCCAGGTCGCCTTCGTCGATGTCGGCCGCGGAGCGACCGAGCCGGTGCTCGGCCCGGATCTCGACCGGGATCGGGCCCTGCGGCGCTTCCACGTCCGGACCGCGGACGGGCAGCTGATCTCCGGTGCGGCCGCGTTCGCGCGCCTCTGGCGAACCCTGCCCGGCTGGCGCTGGCTCGGCCGCGTGGTCGACCTGCGCGTCCTGGGCGCGCGCCCGGTGCTCCCGCTCGCCGAATGGGCCTACCGGCTGTCCCTGCCGCTGCGGCCGCGCTTGGCCCGGCTGATCGCCCGCCTGCGGTGA
- a CDS encoding zinc ribbon domain-containing protein — translation MRSGSRLSERWFTLALWLVALVFAWFLIGLGSLVVGDLPQVEHRYTLDQFLDTDQGTASAEALKQIRREQDDNRRNVEQDQLALEAAQSASEGARETFANWLKTRDATQRVDQDPGLVARTQQLDELKAAERSVEERLAALARTGLDLSEREAAQLRVDSDLRAAAQARLDAAERGQELRVFGYRLALTLPLLALAGWLLLKRRRTRNWPFVWGFAFAAAFAFFVELVPYMPSYGGYVQYGVGVIVTLVAGRAAINALHAYRARQAVVEARPDAERRTEIATDQALARLAKKACPGCERPIALDDASTNFCPHCGLGIFAHCPSCAQRKSTFERFCRACGTRSPDLASAVT, via the coding sequence GTGCGGTCCGGTTCAAGGCTCTCCGAACGCTGGTTCACGCTGGCGCTCTGGCTCGTCGCGCTCGTCTTCGCGTGGTTCCTGATCGGGCTGGGATCGCTGGTCGTCGGCGATCTGCCGCAGGTGGAGCACCGCTACACCCTCGACCAGTTCCTCGACACCGACCAGGGCACGGCGTCGGCCGAGGCCCTCAAGCAGATCCGCCGGGAGCAGGACGACAACCGACGGAACGTCGAGCAGGATCAGCTCGCCCTCGAGGCTGCGCAGTCCGCCTCCGAGGGCGCGCGCGAGACCTTCGCCAACTGGCTGAAGACTCGGGACGCCACCCAGCGGGTCGACCAGGATCCCGGCCTCGTCGCGCGCACCCAGCAGCTCGACGAGCTGAAGGCCGCCGAGCGCAGCGTCGAGGAGCGGCTCGCGGCCCTGGCGCGGACGGGGCTCGACCTGTCGGAGCGCGAGGCGGCGCAGCTGCGCGTGGACAGCGATCTGCGGGCGGCGGCGCAGGCGCGGCTCGACGCGGCCGAGCGCGGCCAGGAACTGCGCGTCTTCGGCTATCGCCTCGCCCTGACGCTGCCGCTGCTGGCCCTCGCCGGATGGCTCCTGCTCAAGCGCCGCCGCACCCGCAACTGGCCGTTCGTGTGGGGCTTCGCCTTCGCGGCGGCCTTCGCGTTCTTCGTCGAGCTCGTCCCCTACATGCCGAGCTACGGCGGCTACGTGCAGTACGGCGTCGGCGTGATCGTCACGCTGGTCGCGGGTCGCGCGGCGATCAACGCGCTGCACGCCTACCGCGCCCGGCAGGCGGTGGTGGAGGCGCGCCCGGACGCCGAGCGGCGGACCGAGATCGCCACCGACCAGGCCCTGGCGCGCCTCGCCAAGAAGGCGTGCCCCGGCTGCGAGCGGCCGATCGCCCTCGACGACGCGAGCACGAACTTCTGCCCCCATTGCGGCCTCGGCATCTTCGCGCACTGCCCGTCCTGCGCGCAGCGCAAGAGCACCTTCGAGCGCTTCTGCCGCGCCTGCGGCACCCGGAGCCCGGATCTCGCGAGCGCGGTGACCTGA
- a CDS encoding tartrate dehydrogenase — protein sequence MTKTYTIAAIPADGIGVEVIAAGIEVLDALAEKAGSFAFRFDHFDWGSDYYKKHGVMMPADGREQIRNHDAIFFGAVGAPDVPDHITLWGLRLAICQPFDQYANVRPTRILPGITSPLRNVSGPELDWVIVRENSEGEYAGVGGRVHQGHPNEVATDVSMMTRSGVDRIIRYAFELARTRPRKLLTVVTKSNAQRHAMVMWDEIAAEVAKDFPDVTWDKMLVDAMTMRMVTKPETLDTIVATNLHADILSDLAAALAGSLGIAPTANINPERTFPSMFEPIHGSAFDITGKGIANPIATFWTACQMLEHLGEKPAADRLMRAVERVTADPELHTPDLGGTATTRQVTDAVIAAIRGDNA from the coding sequence ATGACGAAGACCTACACCATCGCGGCCATTCCCGCGGACGGCATCGGCGTCGAGGTCATCGCCGCCGGCATCGAGGTGCTCGACGCGCTGGCCGAGAAGGCCGGCTCCTTCGCCTTCCGGTTCGACCATTTCGACTGGGGCTCGGACTACTACAAGAAGCACGGCGTGATGATGCCGGCCGACGGCCGCGAGCAGATCCGGAACCACGACGCGATCTTCTTCGGCGCCGTGGGGGCGCCGGACGTGCCCGATCACATCACCCTCTGGGGCCTGCGGCTCGCGATCTGCCAGCCCTTCGACCAATACGCCAATGTCCGCCCGACCCGGATCCTGCCGGGCATCACCAGCCCGCTGCGCAACGTCTCGGGTCCGGAACTCGACTGGGTGATCGTGCGCGAGAACTCGGAGGGCGAGTATGCGGGCGTCGGCGGCCGGGTCCACCAGGGCCATCCCAACGAGGTCGCCACCGACGTCTCGATGATGACCCGCTCGGGCGTGGACCGGATCATCCGCTACGCCTTCGAGCTCGCCCGCACCCGCCCGCGCAAGTTGCTCACCGTCGTCACCAAGTCCAACGCCCAGCGCCACGCCATGGTGATGTGGGACGAGATCGCCGCCGAGGTCGCGAAGGACTTCCCGGACGTGACCTGGGACAAGATGCTGGTCGACGCCATGACGATGCGGATGGTGACGAAGCCCGAGACCCTCGACACGATCGTGGCGACGAACCTGCACGCCGACATCCTGTCGGACCTCGCGGCGGCGCTCGCCGGGTCGCTCGGCATCGCACCGACCGCCAACATCAACCCGGAGCGGACCTTCCCGTCGATGTTCGAGCCGATCCACGGCTCGGCCTTCGACATCACCGGCAAGGGCATCGCCAACCCGATCGCGACCTTCTGGACGGCGTGTCAGATGCTCGAGCACCTCGGCGAGAAGCCGGCGGCCGACCGGCTGATGCGCGCGGTCGAGCGGGTCACGGCGGATCCAGAGTTGCACACGCCGGACCTCGGCGGCACGGCGACGACCCGTCAGGTCACCGACGCGGTCATCGCGGCGATCCGGGGCGACAACGCCTGA
- a CDS encoding response regulator encodes MHEGTTIAIVEDDPDIRALLAGYLEGEGFRTVALDGGAALDRLLASGVAPHLVVLDWMLPGEDGLSICRRLRESGGPPIVMLTAKDEDIDRVLGLEMGADDYVSKPFNPRVLLARIRAVLRRAHGAGVQAAEAASERLSVADLVVDLAARTVLTGEPAAEVPLTSAEYDLLHCFVTRPQRVLSRDQLLDWTRGRTADAFDRTIDVQVSRLRHKLDASGSQAASLLKTVRNAGYILAAPVRSGAP; translated from the coding sequence ATGCACGAGGGCACCACCATCGCCATCGTCGAGGACGATCCCGACATCCGGGCCCTGCTCGCCGGCTACCTGGAGGGCGAGGGGTTCCGCACCGTCGCCCTCGACGGTGGCGCGGCCCTCGACCGCCTGCTCGCGTCGGGCGTCGCGCCGCACCTCGTCGTCCTCGACTGGATGCTGCCCGGCGAGGACGGCCTGTCCATCTGCCGCCGCCTGCGTGAATCGGGCGGGCCACCCATCGTGATGCTGACCGCCAAGGATGAGGACATCGACCGGGTCCTCGGACTGGAGATGGGCGCCGACGACTACGTCTCGAAGCCGTTCAACCCGCGGGTCCTGCTGGCCCGGATCCGCGCGGTCCTGCGACGGGCCCACGGCGCCGGCGTCCAGGCCGCCGAGGCCGCAAGCGAGCGGCTGAGCGTCGCCGACCTCGTGGTCGATCTCGCGGCCCGCACGGTGCTCACCGGTGAGCCCGCCGCCGAGGTCCCGCTGACCAGCGCCGAGTACGACCTGCTCCACTGCTTCGTCACCCGGCCGCAGCGTGTGCTCTCGCGCGACCAGCTCCTCGACTGGACCCGCGGCCGGACCGCCGACGCCTTCGATCGCACCATCGACGTCCAGGTGAGCCGACTGCGGCACAAGCTCGACGCCTCGGGCAGCCAGGCCGCGTCCCTGCTCAAGACCGTGCGCAACGCCGGCTACATCCTCGCCGCCCCGGTCCGCTCCGGAGCCCCGTGA
- a CDS encoding sensor histidine kinase — protein sequence MGRIGLLGRIMLLLLGALSLLVLATVALDHWQRREERWPTGSRFPRVDQAAGIMTLLRDADPAQRPAILRAVSGEVLRAEIVDASPETTDLIREPHLEARLRRMTAEPADRVQAYTDAALLRRGVDPANIDPAERTGPVGRLALATYRLPDGRYAVITAAQHHRSFMPWLFGQPLSLWVAVLGAAAAGLVLVGTRHELAPLRRLTDAVTRFDGRAPERVSAPRGAPEIRRLAQAVQGMQERIAGLMAERSLLIGAISHDLKTYLTRLRLRAEAVAEPTLRDKLVADLDAMTELIDASLGFARGTAVEATRAPVDLADLVAVEVAEHAAQGATISLTGEEVRDATVAGDAVALRRVVANLIGNAVKFGRSSVAVAVSRTGTVCRIVVEDDGPGIPEAERTAVFSPYYRVERSRSRQTGGTGLGLAISRQIAEAHGGTVVAEAGAEGGARLVVTLPSLS from the coding sequence ATGGGCCGCATCGGGCTCCTCGGGCGCATCATGCTGCTCCTGCTGGGCGCCCTCTCACTCCTCGTCCTCGCTACGGTGGCCCTGGATCACTGGCAGCGCCGGGAGGAGCGGTGGCCCACCGGCTCGCGCTTCCCGCGGGTCGATCAGGCCGCCGGCATCATGACGCTGCTGCGCGACGCGGATCCCGCCCAGAGACCGGCCATCCTGAGGGCGGTGAGCGGCGAGGTGCTGCGGGCGGAGATCGTCGACGCGTCGCCCGAGACGACCGACCTGATCCGCGAGCCCCACCTCGAAGCCCGGCTTCGCCGAATGACGGCGGAGCCGGCCGACCGCGTCCAGGCCTACACCGACGCCGCCCTGCTGCGCCGCGGCGTCGATCCGGCCAACATCGACCCAGCGGAGCGCACCGGACCGGTCGGGCGCCTCGCGCTGGCGACCTACCGGCTGCCCGACGGCCGGTACGCGGTGATCACCGCGGCCCAGCACCATCGCTCGTTCATGCCGTGGCTGTTCGGCCAGCCGCTGAGCCTCTGGGTGGCGGTGCTGGGCGCCGCGGCGGCGGGACTCGTCCTGGTCGGCACGCGCCACGAACTCGCGCCGCTGCGGCGCCTGACCGACGCGGTCACCCGGTTCGACGGCCGCGCCCCGGAGCGGGTGAGCGCGCCCCGGGGCGCGCCGGAGATCCGGCGCCTCGCCCAGGCGGTGCAGGGCATGCAGGAGCGGATCGCGGGCCTCATGGCCGAGCGCTCGCTGCTGATCGGCGCCATCTCGCACGACCTCAAGACCTACCTGACCCGGCTGCGCCTGCGCGCGGAGGCGGTGGCGGAGCCGACGCTCCGGGACAAGCTGGTGGCGGATCTCGACGCCATGACCGAGCTGATCGACGCGTCGCTGGGATTCGCCCGCGGCACCGCGGTCGAGGCGACGCGGGCGCCTGTGGACCTCGCCGATCTCGTCGCCGTCGAGGTGGCCGAGCACGCCGCGCAGGGCGCCACGATCAGCCTGACCGGCGAGGAGGTGCGGGACGCCACGGTGGCCGGCGACGCGGTCGCCCTGCGCCGGGTCGTCGCCAACCTGATCGGGAACGCCGTCAAGTTCGGGCGCTCCTCGGTGGCGGTGGCGGTGAGCCGGACCGGGACGGTCTGCCGGATCGTGGTCGAGGATGACGGGCCGGGCATTCCCGAGGCCGAGCGGACGGCGGTGTTCAGCCCGTACTACCGGGTCGAGCGCTCGCGCAGCCGGCAGACCGGCGGGACCGGCCTCGGCCTCGCCATCAGCCGGCAGATCGCCGAGGCCCACGGCGGCACGGTGGTGGCGGAGGCCGGTGCGGAAGGCGGCGCGCGGCTCGTCGTGACCCTGCCGAGCCTGTCCTGA
- a CDS encoding GCG_CRPN prefix-to-repeats domain-containing protein, with protein MLKVLVPAALLVGLAVPASALPLVQDAVSDGADGARIIQVYGGCGPYGHRGPYGGCRTGGQWGGYVRGRSCPAGFHIGPYGRRCWPN; from the coding sequence ATGTTGAAGGTTCTCGTCCCGGCCGCGCTCCTCGTCGGCCTCGCGGTCCCCGCCTCGGCGCTGCCGCTGGTTCAGGACGCGGTCTCCGACGGGGCCGACGGCGCCCGGATCATCCAGGTCTACGGCGGCTGCGGTCCCTACGGGCATCGCGGCCCCTACGGCGGCTGCCGCACCGGCGGCCAGTGGGGCGGCTACGTTCGCGGCCGCTCGTGCCCGGCGGGCTTCCACATCGGCCCCTATGGGCGCCGTTGCTGGCCGAACTGA
- a CDS encoding GCG_CRPN prefix-to-repeats domain-containing protein, which produces MIRTLVMPVALAAGVLMAGSSAEARDGCGPGFHRNLYGWCRPNLGYRPFVYVPVYPRVGYRWHYGYRYPWHRRFAWGGYRWGGFRHAGWHGGWHGGWHHGGWRHRW; this is translated from the coding sequence ATGATCCGCACCCTCGTCATGCCCGTGGCGCTCGCCGCTGGGGTTCTAATGGCCGGTTCGAGCGCCGAGGCGCGCGACGGCTGCGGTCCCGGCTTTCACCGCAACCTCTACGGCTGGTGCCGCCCGAATCTCGGTTATCGGCCGTTCGTCTACGTCCCGGTCTATCCGCGGGTCGGCTATCGGTGGCACTACGGCTACCGCTACCCTTGGCACCGGCGGTTCGCGTGGGGCGGCTATCGCTGGGGCGGGTTCCGCCATGCCGGCTGGCATGGGGGATGGCACGGCGGCTGGCATCATGGCGGCTGGCGCCATCGCTGGTGA
- a CDS encoding inorganic phosphate transporter produces MTLLVVLIVLALVFDFLNGLHDAANSIATIVSTRVLAPRYAVFWAAFFNFVAFLVFGLHVAGTVGSGIIDVATVDDRVIMGALGGAITWNLVTWYAGIPSSSSHALIGGLLGAGIAKAGVGVIVWPGVIATSAAIVLSPALGFALGLLLMLAVSWIFVRATPHAVDRLFRGLQFVSASLYSLGHGGNDAQKTMGIIAALLYAHGESGAFHVPLWVVLSCQTAMALGTLLGGWRIVHTMGSKITRLSPMQGFCAETGGAATLFAATAFGIPVSTTHTITGAIVGVGAARRVSAVRWNVAQGIVIAWVITMPAAALVAALTYAASGLVLP; encoded by the coding sequence GTGACGCTCCTCGTCGTCCTCATCGTCCTCGCCCTGGTCTTCGACTTCCTGAACGGGCTGCACGACGCCGCCAACTCCATCGCCACCATCGTGTCGACGCGGGTGCTGGCGCCCCGCTACGCCGTGTTCTGGGCGGCGTTCTTCAACTTCGTCGCCTTCCTGGTCTTCGGCCTGCACGTCGCCGGCACGGTGGGCTCGGGCATCATCGACGTCGCCACGGTGGACGACCGGGTCATCATGGGCGCCCTCGGCGGCGCCATCACGTGGAACCTCGTCACGTGGTACGCCGGGATCCCGTCCTCCAGCTCCCACGCCCTGATCGGCGGCCTGCTGGGCGCCGGCATCGCCAAGGCGGGAGTCGGCGTGATCGTCTGGCCCGGCGTCATCGCCACCAGCGCCGCCATCGTCCTCTCGCCGGCCCTCGGCTTCGCCCTGGGGCTGCTGCTGATGCTGGCCGTCTCGTGGATCTTCGTCCGCGCGACGCCGCACGCCGTCGACCGCCTGTTCCGGGGCCTGCAATTCGTCTCGGCCTCGCTCTACTCGCTCGGCCACGGCGGCAACGACGCCCAGAAGACCATGGGCATCATCGCGGCCCTGCTCTACGCTCACGGCGAGAGCGGGGCCTTCCACGTGCCGCTCTGGGTGGTGCTGTCCTGCCAGACCGCCATGGCCCTCGGCACCCTTCTGGGCGGCTGGCGCATCGTCCACACGATGGGCTCGAAGATCACGCGGCTGTCGCCCATGCAGGGCTTCTGCGCCGAGACCGGCGGCGCCGCGACGCTGTTCGCCGCGACCGCCTTCGGCATCCCGGTCTCGACCACCCACACGATCACGGGCGCCATCGTCGGCGTCGGCGCGGCGCGGCGGGTCTCGGCGGTCCGCTGGAACGTCGCGCAGGGCATCGTGATCGCCTGGGTGATCACGATGCCGGCCGCGGCCCTGGTCGCGGCCCTGACCTACGCGGCGTCGGGGCTCGTCCTGCCATAG
- a CDS encoding DUF47 domain-containing protein, with protein sequence MLAWFRALMPREDRFFDLFERHARTLEDGAAALRSLLDGTQAVPAAYAAIAAHEDAADEITREALLAVRRTFITPFDRGDIQALVGSLDDAIDQMLKTAKAVQLFEVSTFEPAMREMGAVIQEAAQVTAEALPKLRALGENAAALNSLTERVIELEGRADDLHNDGLKALFKASGRDPMAFLVGSELYGHLEKVMDRFEDVANQISSIVVEHV encoded by the coding sequence ATGCTGGCTTGGTTTCGCGCCCTGATGCCGCGGGAGGACCGGTTCTTCGACCTCTTCGAGCGCCACGCGCGAACGCTCGAGGATGGCGCGGCCGCGCTGCGTTCCCTTCTCGACGGGACTCAGGCCGTGCCGGCGGCCTACGCGGCGATCGCGGCCCACGAGGACGCGGCGGATGAGATCACCCGGGAGGCGCTGCTGGCGGTCCGCCGGACCTTCATCACGCCGTTCGACCGCGGCGACATCCAGGCCCTGGTCGGCTCCCTCGACGACGCCATCGACCAGATGCTCAAGACCGCCAAGGCGGTCCAGCTCTTCGAGGTCAGCACCTTCGAGCCGGCGATGCGTGAGATGGGCGCGGTCATCCAGGAAGCCGCACAGGTCACCGCCGAGGCGCTGCCGAAGCTGCGGGCCCTCGGCGAGAACGCCGCCGCGCTGAACAGCCTGACCGAGCGCGTCATCGAGCTGGAGGGGCGGGCCGACGACCTGCACAATGACGGCCTGAAGGCCCTGTTCAAGGCCTCGGGGCGGGACCCCATGGCCTTCCTCGTCGGGTCCGAACTGTACGGCCATCTGGAGAAGGTCATGGACCGGTTCGAGGACGTGGCGAACCAGATCAGCAGCATCGTCGTCGAACATGTCTGA